A window from Cydia strobilella chromosome 9, ilCydStro3.1, whole genome shotgun sequence encodes these proteins:
- the LOC134744380 gene encoding uncharacterized protein LOC134744380, with the protein MDTFKMLSGEELVIQGAKKVNSSLPELGLKDVIPNGSWLEQKQIQSSLEARRHIIEVERIEKCGTLSQADWNDELQLAEVTKNAGGHWQYVGHNIGRQLYLYPEEALYLMEVSCLQLKYNDVTVSIQQAYSLLLKDNNSLSQYKVYASLSRLGYKVLRHTYLKANDTENDEAEGTVDDSSSSEKTCEVTNTSKENVETKNTKENTKGNDAKEITDCQMRNISDDENSDSTKNAETKDNVGELKSDETIKVTAITGELKDGDGENIEMDQEKQVLCVKENYQIADCQMNDASNDEKSQNTQTANLTGISLSRGQVCEEAGITEEQKDNKDLDNKKEKKIAIVTKENTDCHVNDISINAKGDTNEIIKTAEKVNKSISSEHTCEVPDITEEQEKNEEMNQKMEEDCAKQTDNIADCQITNTLNMENTDNNNMIEGSDKQKYHIENIKTGYKTEGYNVSSKDIVQNIESSDEQSSLLDIKENSKSDDCEIICMESCYTNESKLSSSVYLCDDDFKEIKENDVEISEEIVNNSSAVIIQNKIEILTCRELKPSNSVMVDHCITENLPDFYQKQVVTVKAPNEQLIPRNVFLNNTAYVLNLENLKLKSVTPAPSSSTQTYSVSDEANEQHVRRIGGAFSGSTHIHFNPQFFPNIRFPQQTPQFRPYPYWHQYHWTYQRPFFTSLPFRFQFLPRLQPMFRCIPSRSMIPNLENADSRRARKRKLENPKKYHLESIKKLALKLKSLVASGNRQEQNIQALQRLIDTYNVRYKARIELTAQLDIIENEIILDTINLDDDDQSSSRKKKREDMESYDENFNALKQFSVKLKDLEGKKLLTTRHKRAFSNVVKTFNKSYNADVYFDSNYDVIDRRRIVIASSSDSDCAVEEIQTSMEDNSKPRKSRKLRNPFYILKQLSEKQSPAKSSLDVVSENSRITLKKKFQYSDHLKKMFSKYWLPSEDDFGRAEVPLRSEIRNQMDHSEEFLYQFIKSQPVKFNNWLAAKIAYWQSCKEAALKYEVHSQNESIKLDSIIKPEDCTDLHNVLKKLSIVKTTTDVEEECSLSVHFDVYNRDVANFKKTKKPTPHFRVICIAESSAFPSGVDFCTLHSKYDDDVAILFAIVGTSSISYIQMNPVDLPIYLPRNNLQ; encoded by the exons ATGGATACGTTTAAGATGCTATC AGGCGAGGAGCTTGTTATTCAGGGAGCGAAAAAGGTCAATAGTTCTTTACCTGAATTAGGCTTGAAGGATGTAATCCCAAATGGTTCTTGGTTGGAACAAAAGCAGATTCAGAGCTCACTGGAAGCTCGTAGACACATCATTGAAGTCGAACGGATAGAAAAGTG TGGTACTTTAAGCCAAGCAGATTGGAATGATGAGCTGCAGCTAGCTGAGGTGACAAAGAATGCTGGTGGACACTGGCAGTATGTCGGTCACAACATCGGCAGACAATTGTACCTCTATCCAGAGGAAGCACTATATTTGATGGAAGTT AGTTGCCTTCAGTTGAAGTACAATGATGTCACAGTATCAATTCAGCAAGCATATTCCTTACTTTTGAAGGATAATAACTCACTAAGTCAATATAAGGTATATGCTTCACTGAGTAGACTGGGATACAAGGTGTTAAGACACACTTATCTTAAAGCTAATGATACTGAAAATGATGAAGCTGAAGGTACAGTAGATGACTCATCAAGTAGTGAGAAAACATGTGAAGTAACCAATACTAGTAAGGAAAATGTAGAAACTAAGAATACGAAGGAAAACACTAAAGGAAATGATGCAAAAGAAATAACAGACTGCCAAATGAGAAACATTTCTGATGATGAAAATAGTGATAGTACTAAAAATGCCGAAACAAAAGATAATGTAGGTGAATTAAAAAGTGATGAAACAATTAAAGTTACTGCTATCACTGGAGAATTGAAAGACGGAGATGGAGAAAATATAGAAATGGATCAAGAAAAGCAGGTACTTTGTGTAAAAGAAAATTATCAAATTGCTGACTGTCAGATGAATGATGCTTCAAATGACGAAAAAAGTCAAAATACTCAAACTGCAAACCTAACAGGGATATCATTAAGTAGAGGTCAAGTATGTGAAGAAGCTGGTATCACAGAAGAACAGAAAGACAATAAAGACTTGgataacaaaaaagaaaaaaaaattgcaatagtAACTAAAGAAAATACTGACTGCCATGTGAATGATATTTCAATTAATGCAAAAGGTGACActaatgaaattattaaaactgCAGAGAAAGTTAATAAATCTATTAGTAGTGAACATACATGTGAAGTTCCTGATATCACTGAGGAACAGGAGAAAAATGAAGAAATGAATCAGAAAATGGAAGAAGATTGTGCTAAACAAACTGATAACATTGCTGACTGTCAAATAACTAATACTTTAAATATGGAAAAtacagataataataatatgattgaAGGatctgataaacaaaaataccatATAGAGAATATAAAAACAGGCTATAAGACTGAAGGATATAATGTAAGCAGTAAAGATATAGTTCAAAATATTGAATCTAGTGATGAACAAAGTTCATTACTAGACATTAAAGAAAACTCCAAATCGGATGACTGTGAAATTATATGTATGGAAAGTTGTTATACAAATGAAAGTAAACTAAGCTCAAgtgtttatttgtgtgatgatgaCTTCaaagaaattaaagaaaatgatGTTGAAATAAGTGAAGAAATTGTTAATAATAGTTCTGCagttattatacaaaataaaatagaaatattgACCTGTAGAGAGTTGAAACCCAGTAACTCAGTTATGGTTGATCATTGCATCACTGAAAACTTGCCtgatttttatcaaaaacaGGTTGTTACCGTTAAGGCTCCAAATGAACAACTTATACCGAGAAATGTGTTCCTAAACAATACTGCATATGTTTTGAATTTAGAAAATTTGAAGCTGAAATCTGTAACTCCAGCACCATCATCCAGTACCCAAACATACAGTGTTTCTGATGAAGCTAATGAGCAGCATGTGAGAAGAATAGGGGGTGCTTTCTCCGGAAGTACCCACATTCATTTTAATCCACAATTTTTCCCTAATATTAGATTCCCTCAACAAACACCACAGTTTCGACCATACCCCTACTGGCATCAATACCACTGGACCTACCAAAGACCGTTTTTTACTAGCTTGCCCTTCAGGTTTCAATTCCTGCCACGACTGCAGCCTATGTTTAGGTGCATCCCTTCCCGTTCAATGATTCCTAATCTCGAAAATGCTGATTCCAGAAGAGCAAGGAAAAGAAAACTCGAAAATCCCAAAAAATACCACTTAGAATCCATTAAAAAGCTGGCTTTAAAGTTAAAGAGTCTAGTAGCATCAGGGAATAGGCAAGAACAGAATATTCAAGCCTTACAGAGACTGATTGACACTTACAATGTAAGGTACAAAGCGAGAATAGAACTCACAGCCCAACTGGATATAATAGAAAATGAAATAATCCTGGATACAATTAACttagatgatgatgatcagtCTAGTTCAAGGAAGAAAAAGAGAGAAGATATGGAGTCATATGATGAGAATTTCAATGCATTGAAACAATTTTCAGTGAAGCTTAAAGATCTTGAAGgtaaaaaattacttacaacGCGGCATAAAAGAGCATTTTCGAATGTTGTCAAAACTTTTAACAAATCCTATAATGCTGACGTTTACTTCGACTCGAATTATGATGTCATTGATAGAAGACGTATAGTTATTGCGTCATCATCTGACTCAGACTGTGCTGTTGAGGAAATTCAGACCTCTATGGAAGATAATTCAAAACCACGCAAAAGTAGAAAGCTGAGAAACCCTTTTTACATTCTGAAGCAACTCTCAGAGAAACAGAGCCCAGCCAAAAGTTCACTGGACGTAGTGAGTGAAAATAGTCGGATTACATTAAAAAAGAAGTTTCAATATAGTGATCATTTGAAAAAGATGTTCAGTAAAtattggttgccaagtgaagaCGATTTTGGTAGAGCAGAAGTGCCTCTTAGAAGCGAAATTAGGAATCAAATGGACCACAGTGAAGAATTTCTTTACCAATTTATTAAAAGTCAACCTGTTAAATTCAATAACTGGCTTGCAGCAAAAATTGCATATTGGCAGTCATGTAAAGAAGCAGCTTTGAAATATGAGGTTCATTCTCAAAACGAGAGCATCAAATTAGATTCTATAATAAAACCCGAAGACTGCACGGACCTTCATAATGTATTGAAAAAGTTGAGTATCGTAAAGACAACAACAGATGTTGAAGAAGAATGCAGTCTTAGTGTACATTTCGAT